The following proteins are co-located in the Oncorhynchus clarkii lewisi isolate Uvic-CL-2024 chromosome 30, UVic_Ocla_1.0, whole genome shotgun sequence genome:
- the LOC139389735 gene encoding zinc metalloproteinase-disintegrin-like berythractivase, protein MAHKHILWIFTLTASLNLSVSHGPLEGVNDYEVVRPIRLHSLQKRETQSSRLETLKYAMRVGGKDIEMHLEKNGELLTNDYSETYYTEDGTPVTSTPRDVDHCYYHGTIVNDSVSTVSMSTCDGLRGYFRTAAQRYLIEPLSGGDDGDHAVLKYEDQSSKPVMCGVTNTSWNADYPPITSKSRSRGSGPSLLQQQKYVELVLVADNREYKNMKSNLRELRKRIFEVVNFVNMVYKPLNTFIALVGLEVWTDNDKISVTAPAGATLDAFTKWRNSDLVNTKRHDNAHLISGIDFEGSTVGLAFIGTLCSDHSVGIVQDHNPRAIAVGATLAHEMGHNLGMNHDDSSACTCSGNSCIMAGALSWDIPKSFSSCSSISYEQFLNNRNPECLLDKPDYRNVESTPVCGNGFMETGEQCDCGSLEECTNPCCNATSCTLTKGSECAAGACCDNCKILSSSRECRMKHDDCDLPEYCTGKSADCPEDVFTVNGIPCDGGRGYCNNGQCPQHHAQCVKMYGPSAETARTFCYEQNTRGLYYAYCKRPSKDQYIPCQRQDVQCGKLFCKNGNDNPNYGRMVKFSDCKASFYDDHTSDFGQVDTGTKCNDGKVCSQNECVDFETAYGPRVTNCSALCKGHAVCNHKMECQCEPGWLLPGCDAKDESFTGLSREGLIAIVVTVTLLLLAAIAGVVAVFLKKRQQSPTLPSYHTQQKTYKGYNDHNNKLPIPSQNNTMPQQPKRPKDAPPPPPPAANQSRAPAHDFRAVRQALRPPPPRV, encoded by the exons ATGGCACATAAACATATATTGTGGATCTTTACCCTAACTGCTTCACTCAATCTCTCAG TGAGTCATGGTCCTCTTGAAGGAGTGAACGACTATGAGGTGGTCCGACCCATCAGGCTACATTCTCTGCAGAAAAGAGAAACACAA TCATCCAGACTGGAAACTCTGAAGTATGCAATGAGAGTGGGTGGGAAAGACATTGAGATGCATCTGGAGAAGAATGG CGAATTACTCACCAACGACTATAGTGAGACTTACTACACTGAGGATGGTACACCAGTCACCTCTACACCTCGGGATGTG GACCACTGCTACTACCACGGCACCATTGTGAATGACAGTGTGTCAACGGTTAGCATGAGCACCTGCGATGGACTCAG ggGATATTTTAGAACAGCCGCCCAAAGGTACCTGATTGAGCCTCTGTCAGGGGGGGATGATGGCGATCACGCAGTGCTGAAATACGAGGACCAGAGCTCCAAGCCTGTGATGTGTGGAGTCACCAACACTAGCTGGAATGCAGACTACCCTCCCATAACTAGCAAGAGCCGCTCTCGTGGCTCA GGTCCATCTCTACTTCAACAGCAAAAGTATGTTGAGCTCGTCCTTGTTGCAGACAACCGTGAG TACAAGAACATGAAAAGTAACCTCAGAGAGCTGCGTAAGAGGATATTTGAAGTGGTCAACTTTGTCAACATG GTATACAAGCCCCTCAACACCTTCATTGCCTTGGTTGGTCTGGAGGTGTGGACAGACAATGATAAGATATCAGTGACCGCCCCTGCTGGTGCCACCCTGGATGCCTTTACCAAGTGGAGGAACAGCGACCTGGTCAACACCAAGCGTCATGACAACGCACATCTCATCAG TGGCATTGACTTTGAGGGCTCGACGGTGGGTCTGGCCTTCATTGGGACTCTATGTTCAGATCATTCAGTTGGGATTGTGCAG GATCACAACCCCAGGGCCATTGCTGTAGGGGCCACATTGGCCCACGAGATGGGCCACAACCTGGGCATGAACCACGATGACTCCAGTGCCTGTACTTGTTCTGGGAATAGTTGTATAATGGCTGGGGCCCTCAG CTGGGATATCCCAAAGTCATTCAGTAGCTGCAGTAGCATAAGCTATGAACAGTTTCTGAATAATCGTAACCCTGAGTGTCTGCTGGACAAGCCAGACTACCGGAATGTGGAATCAACCCCAGTGTGTGGCAATGGCTTCATGGAGACAGGAGAGCAGTGTGATTGTGGCTCTCTGGAG GAGTGTACAAACCCATGCTGTAATGCCACCAGCTGCACACTGACTAAGGGCTCAGAGTGTGCTGCAGGAGCGTGCTGTGACAACTGTAAG ATATTGTCCTCGTCCAGAGAGTGCAGAATGAAGCATGATGACTGTGACTTGCCAGAATACTGCACAGGGAAATCAGCCGACTGTCCCGAGGACGTCTTCACTGTCAATGGGATTCCCTGTGATGGAGGACGTGGGTACTGCAACAACGGCCAGTGTCCACAGCACCACGCCCAGTGTGTGAAAATGTATGGACCAT CTGCTGAAACCGCCAGAACGTTCTGCTATGAGCAGAACACCAGAGGACTGTACTACGCCTACTGTAAACGGCCTTCAAAGGACCAGTACATCCCCTGTCAGAGACA AGATGTGCAGTGTGGGAAACTCTTCTGCAAGAACGGTAATGACAACCCCAACTATGGTCGCATGGTGAAATTCTCAGACTGCAAAGCCTCATTCTACGATGATCACACCAGTGATTTTGGACAGGTGGACACTGGGACCAAGTGTAATGATGGAAAG GTGTGCAGCCAGAATGAATGTGTGGATTTTGAGACGGCCTACGGACCTAGAGTCACCAACTGCTCAGCACTATGTAAAGGACATGCT GTGTGTAATCACAAAATGGAGTGCCAGTGTGAGCCAGGATGGTTACTTCCCGGCTGTGATGCAAAGGATGAAAGTTtcacaggtctctccagag AAGGACTGATTGCCATTGTAGTGACAGTCACTCTGCTGCTCCTGGCTGCTATTGCTGGGGTAGTGGCTGTGTTCCTTAAGAAGAGACAACAGTCCCCCACTCTCCCTAG CTACCATACCCAGCAGAAAACCTATAAAGGGTACAACGACCACAATAACAAACTGCCAATCCCCAGCCAAAACAACACTATGCCACAACAG CCCAAGCGACCAAAGGATGCTCCGCCCCCACCCCCTCCTGCTGCAAACCAATCACGAGCCCCAGCCCATGACTTCAGGGCCGTACGACAG GCTTTGAGGCCCCCACCCCCACGGGTCTGA